A single window of Scyliorhinus torazame isolate Kashiwa2021f chromosome 29, sScyTor2.1, whole genome shotgun sequence DNA harbors:
- the LOC140403784 gene encoding ferritin heavy chain, oocyte isoform-like: MASQVRQNYHKDCEDAVNKQINLELYSSYVYLSMSSYFDRDDVALRHFAEFFKEQSHEEREHAEKLMQFQNKRGGRIILEDVKKPEQDEWSNGLEAMQRALQMEKNVNQSLLDLHKLSSGNTDPHLCDFLETHYLDEQVKMIKKLGDHITNLKRLGAPENGTGEYLFDKLTLD; this comes from the exons ATGGCTTCCCAAGTGCGTCAGAACTACCACAAGGACTGTGAGGATGCTGTTAACAAGCAGATCAACCTGGAGCTCTATTCCTCCTATGTTTACCTCTCCATG TCCTCTTACTTTGACCGGGATGATGTTGCCCTGCGTCACTTTGCTGAGTTCTTCAAGGAGCAGTCACATGAGGAACGCGAACACGCTGAGAAACTGATGCAATTCCAGAATAAACGTGGAGGCCGCATCATCCTGGAGGATGTCAAG aaaccagagcaggatgagtggagcaacggtctggaggcaatgcagagagctctgcagatggagaagaatgtgaaccagagtctgctggatctgcacaaactctcctctgggAACACCGACCCTCAT CTTTGTGACTTCCTGGAGACTCACTACTTGGATGAACAAGTGAAGATGATCAAGAAGCTCGGAGATCACATCACCAACCTGAAGAGACTGGGAGCCCCTGAGAATGGCACGGGAGAGTACCTGTTTGACAAGCTCACCCTGGATTGA